A region of Anolis carolinensis isolate JA03-04 unplaced genomic scaffold, rAnoCar3.1.pri scaffold_7, whole genome shotgun sequence DNA encodes the following proteins:
- the acer1 gene encoding alkaline ceramidase 1 has product MSSIFAYQSAEVDWCEGNFEHSEYIAEYYNTISNVSFFVLAPFLLWMNSSYMQFRPNPVKGLFVAQLCIGAFSMYFHMTLSFAGQLLDELSILWGVSLCYAFWFPTRHFPSFIKNRDQFMVLVGLVSGCSTLLSFLRPAWNAYALNCVALHVLYLLGLELHRSPDERVHHVAALLLAWWLISIGCWLTDKFLCGFCQKISFCYFHSFWHVFINVALYYCATLVIYFDLLLEGPPGTPFARPHLAYWPSESSPCALPYVTTIIHKQC; this is encoded by the exons ATGTCCAGCATCTTTGCGTATCAAAGTGCGGAAGTCGACTGGTGCGAAGGGAACTTTGAGCATTCCGAGTACATCGCAGAATATTACAATACG ATCAGCAACGTGTCCTTCTTTGTGCTGGCTCCTTTTCTTCTCTGGATGAACAGCTCCTACATGCAGTTCCGTCCCAACCCCGTCAAGGGACTCTTTGTGGCCCAGCTCTGCATTG GGGCCTTCTCGATGTACTTCCACATGACGCTGAGCTTTGCCGGTCAGTTGCTGGACGAGCTGTCAATCTTGTGGGGCGTGTCCCTCTGCTACGCCTTCTGGTTCCCCACAAGACACTTCCCCTCTTTCATCAAAAACAG GGACCAGTTCATGGTGCTGGTGGGCCTGGTGTCCGGCTGCAGCACGCTCCTCTCCTTCTTGCGCCCGGCCTGGAACGCGTATGCGCTCAACTGCGTGGCCTTGCACGTGCTCTACCTCCTGGGCCTGGAGCTGCACAG GAGCCCGGACGAGCGCGTCCACCACGTGGCGGCCTTGCTGCTGGCCTGGTGGTTGATCTCCATCGGCTGCTGGCTGACCGACAAGTTCCTCTGCGGGTTCTGCCAGAAGATCAGCTTCTGCTACTTCCACAGCTTCTG GCACGTGTTCATCAACGTGGCCCTCTACTACTGCGCCACGCTGGTCATCTACTTCGACCTGCTGCTGGAGGGTCCCCCGGGGACCCCCTTTGCCCGTCCCCACTTGGCCTACTGGCCCAGCGAGAGCAGCCCCTGCGCCCTGCCCTAcgtcaccaccatcatccacaaaCAATGctag
- the prr22 gene encoding proline-rich protein 22 codes for MDGGDVAPCKNPEPGVGGTGRSFLPGNRRNRTVCCRGNKREAMQPPQIFFSPQHEALLRPENLASVGFHMAPCGCFFDPRIYRIEWAASSASTATFAPPASSVYKLSAPPRSAFLLEPKPRPSPQAPPPVALPPDHEGPGPDLEAGPSLWEELEEEEEEAGLLGGEEPKVTQDEGGKGEASLFLPDKVLLEVAMKLFDCSPPDAEAQAASAGRGRARRAASCPGDDIRSLHLPEELLSFDYSVPEAAPSALDFLFPLPSSPPPQEEEQEAEAPPQDDDAPT; via the exons atggACGGAGGGGACGTTGCTCCTTGCAAGAACCCGGAACCCGGTGTTGGCGGAACCGGGCGGAGTTTTCTGCCCGGCAACCGGCGCAACAGAACCGTGTGTTGCCGGGGCAACAAGCGGGAAGCCATGCAGCCCCCCCAGATCTTCTTCTCCCCGCAGCACGAGGCCCTCCTGCGCCCCGAAAACCTGGCCTCCGTCG GCTTCCACATGGCTCCGTGCGGCTGCTTCTTCGACCCGCGCATCTACCGCATCGAGTGGGCCGCCTCCTCCGCCTCAACTGCCACTTTTGCTCCGCCCGCCTCCTCCGTCTACAAGCTCTCGGCTCCGCCCAGGAGCGCCTTCCTGTTGGAGCCcaagccccgcccctctccccaggccccgccccctgtggcCCTTCCTCCCGACCACGAGGGCCCGGGGCCCGACTTGGAGGCGGGGCCTAGCTTGTGGGAGGagctagaggaggaggaggaggaggcggggctgCTGGGCGGGGAGGAGCCCAAAGTGACACAGGACGAGGGCGGCAAGGGCGAGGCGTCGCTCTTCCTGCCGGACAAGGTGCTGCTGGAGGTGGCCATGAAGCTTTTCGACTGCTCGCCGCCCGACGCCGAGGCCCAGGCCGCTTCCGCCGGGAGGGGCAGAGCGAGGCGGGccgcttcctgcccgggggacgACATCCGCTCGCTGCACCTGCCGGAAGAGCTGCTCTCCTTCGACTACAGCGTCCCCGAGGCCGCCCCCTCCGCCCTGGActtcctcttccccctcccctcctcccctcccccacaGGAAGAGGAACAGGAAGCGGAAGCCCCGCCCCAGGACGACGACGCCCCCACCTGA
- the LOC134292961 gene encoding DNA-binding protein RFX2-like isoform X1: MQASEGVSGRSAIVSLRSSSVQAPVVQPVPASQQVHHHHHHRFPVQIHFLEGGEAALYPNGTMSVTCQSTAFAPPPQHPGSAPFFQPPPLQLETATERLQKSPGPRKNVVLNSHLSWLLENYEAAEGVSVPRSALYGHYLRHCQGQRAPTATAMEPLNAASFGKLLRSVFLGIRTRRLGTRGNSKYHYYGIRLKPGSPLSRRLEEEEEAEVEEEEETKEPQQQQHKQHPKIIAQKPDTEEVAASQSQHHQQFIDVTRVLPEFPTLGLEGLALSNAVQSNEAKTLQILYRRHCEANVEVVKSLEFAYIETLWHSFWNSEALSSDDNNTDSVRLFLPRSRLTALCGLSPVVSWMQSCDRLLFQTLLETLVPDVLRPVPGTLTQSIRTFAKGLEGWLASAMTGFPQQILQAKLGSVSAFGRALRRQTSLNHLAQAARAVLQSPSQTGQMLRDLNRVDFARVQEQAAWVCRWGPQEDEEAAAEEDAGLVRRLERGFKRALGRQSSLEQWAQWMESALSHALRPHLGKPRLPSAARHFLLQWSFYSSMVIRDLTLRSAASFGSFHLLRLLYDEYMFYLVENRLAHHAHQVGDLTSVSPHHLEEDAPEPPVKRERHEDDPEPSLSPLL, encoded by the exons ATGCAGGCGTCCGAAGGTGTCTCCGGCCGGTCGGCCATTGTCTCCCTGCGGTCATCCTCGGTCcaggccccggtggtgcagccGGTCCCCGCCTCCCAACAG gtccatcatcatcatcatcatcgcttcCCGGTGCAGATCCATTTCCTCGAAGGGGGAGAGGCGGCCCTTTATCCCAATGGGACAATGTCCGTCACCTGTCAATCTACTGCCTTTGCCCCGCCCCCTCAGCAtcctggctccgcccccttcttccAGCCCCCTCCTTTGCAG CTGGAGACGGCCACGGAGAGGCTGCAGAAGAGCCCGGGCCCCCGGAAAAACGTCGTTCTGAACAGCCAC CTGTCGTGGCTGCTGGAGAACTACGAGGCGGCGGAAGGGGTGAGCGTGCCCCGCAGCGCTCTCTACGGACACTACCTGCGCCACTGTCAGGGCCAGCGGGCGCCAACTGCCACCGCCATGGAGCCCCTCAACGCCGCCTCCTTCGGGAAGCTCCTCCGGTCCGTCTTCCTCGGGATCCGCACACGCAGGCTCGGCACACG GGGCAACTCCAAGTACCATTACTACGGCATCCGCCTCAAGCCCGGCTCCCCGCTCAGCCGCCGcctggaagaggaagaggaagcggaagtggaagaggaagaggaaacaaAGGagccccagcagcagcagcacaagcAGCACCCAAA gaTTATCGCCCAAAAGCCAGACACGGAGGAGGTTGCGGCTTCCCAGAGCCAGCATCACCAGCAGTTCATAG ACGTGACCCGCGTCCTTCCTGAATTCCCGACCCTTGGCCTGGAAGGACTTGCGCTGAGCAACGCGGTGCAGTCGAACGAGGCCAAAACCTTGCAGATCCTCTACCGACGGCACTGCGAG GCCAATGTGGAGGTGGTCAAGAGCCTTGAGTTCGCCTACATCGAGACGCTCTGGCATTCTTTTTGGAATTCCGAGGCCCTGTCCAGCGATGACAACAACACCGAcag CGTCCGGCTCTTCCTCCCTCGGTCCAGACTGACCGCCCTGTGTGGCCTGAGCCCGGTTGTGTCCTGGATGCAGAGCTGTGACCGGCTCCTCTTCCAGACCCTCCTGGAGACCCTCGTCCCGGACGTCCTGCGACCCGTCCccg GGACGCTGACGCAGTCCATCCGCACCTTCGCCAAGGGCCTCGAGGGGTGGCTGGCCAGCGCCATGACCGGCTTCCCGCAACAAATCCTCCAGGCCAAA CTGGGGTCGGTGAGTGCCTTTGGGCGTGCGCTGCGGCGGCAGACCTCCCTGAACCACTTGGCGCAGGCGGCGCGGGCCGTCCTCCAGAGCCCGTCCCAGACCGGCCAGATGCTGCGCGACCTCAACCGGGTGGACTTTGCGCGCGTGCAGGAGCAGGCCGCCTGGGTCTGCCGGTGGGGCCCCCAGGAGGACGAGGAGGCGGCGGCCGAGGAAGATGCCGGCCTGGTGCGTCGGCTGGAGCGGGGCTTCAAGCGCGCCCTGGGCCGGCAGAGCTCCCTGGAGCAGTGGGCCCAATGGATGGAGAGCGCACTGTCACATGCCCTCCGCCCACACCTGGGCAAACCACGGCTCCCCTCCGCCGCACGGCACTTCCTGCTCCAGTGGTCCTTCTACAG CTCGATGGTGATCCGTGACCTGACCCTGCGCAGCGCGGCCAGCTTTGGCTCCTTccacctcctccgcctcctctacGACGAGTACATGTTCTACCTGGTAGAGAACCGCCTGGCCCACCACGCCCACCAG GTCGGCGACCTCACCTCCGTGTCTCCGCATCACCTGGAGGAAG ACGCCCCGGAGCCTCCCGTGAAGCGGGAACGCCACGAGGATGATCCGGAACCTTCCTTGTCGCCACTGCTCTAG
- the LOC134292961 gene encoding DNA-binding protein RFX2-like isoform X3 codes for MEPLNAASFGKLLRSVFLGIRTRRLGTRGNSKYHYYGIRLKPGSPLSRRLEEEEEAEVEEEEETKEPQQQQHKQHPKIIAQKPDTEEVAASQSQHHQQFIDVTRVLPEFPTLGLEGLALSNAVQSNEAKTLQILYRRHCEANVEVVKSLEFAYIETLWHSFWNSEALSSDDNNTDSVRLFLPRSRLTALCGLSPVVSWMQSCDRLLFQTLLETLVPDVLRPVPGTLTQSIRTFAKGLEGWLASAMTGFPQQILQAKLGSVSAFGRALRRQTSLNHLAQAARAVLQSPSQTGQMLRDLNRVDFARVQEQAAWVCRWGPQEDEEAAAEEDAGLVRRLERGFKRALGRQSSLEQWAQWMESALSHALRPHLGKPRLPSAARHFLLQWSFYSSMVIRDLTLRSAASFGSFHLLRLLYDEYMFYLVENRLAHHAHQVGDLTSVSPHHLEEDAPEPPVKRERHEDDPEPSLSPLL; via the exons ATGGAGCCCCTCAACGCCGCCTCCTTCGGGAAGCTCCTCCGGTCCGTCTTCCTCGGGATCCGCACACGCAGGCTCGGCACACG GGGCAACTCCAAGTACCATTACTACGGCATCCGCCTCAAGCCCGGCTCCCCGCTCAGCCGCCGcctggaagaggaagaggaagcggaagtggaagaggaagaggaaacaaAGGagccccagcagcagcagcacaagcAGCACCCAAA gaTTATCGCCCAAAAGCCAGACACGGAGGAGGTTGCGGCTTCCCAGAGCCAGCATCACCAGCAGTTCATAG ACGTGACCCGCGTCCTTCCTGAATTCCCGACCCTTGGCCTGGAAGGACTTGCGCTGAGCAACGCGGTGCAGTCGAACGAGGCCAAAACCTTGCAGATCCTCTACCGACGGCACTGCGAG GCCAATGTGGAGGTGGTCAAGAGCCTTGAGTTCGCCTACATCGAGACGCTCTGGCATTCTTTTTGGAATTCCGAGGCCCTGTCCAGCGATGACAACAACACCGAcag CGTCCGGCTCTTCCTCCCTCGGTCCAGACTGACCGCCCTGTGTGGCCTGAGCCCGGTTGTGTCCTGGATGCAGAGCTGTGACCGGCTCCTCTTCCAGACCCTCCTGGAGACCCTCGTCCCGGACGTCCTGCGACCCGTCCccg GGACGCTGACGCAGTCCATCCGCACCTTCGCCAAGGGCCTCGAGGGGTGGCTGGCCAGCGCCATGACCGGCTTCCCGCAACAAATCCTCCAGGCCAAA CTGGGGTCGGTGAGTGCCTTTGGGCGTGCGCTGCGGCGGCAGACCTCCCTGAACCACTTGGCGCAGGCGGCGCGGGCCGTCCTCCAGAGCCCGTCCCAGACCGGCCAGATGCTGCGCGACCTCAACCGGGTGGACTTTGCGCGCGTGCAGGAGCAGGCCGCCTGGGTCTGCCGGTGGGGCCCCCAGGAGGACGAGGAGGCGGCGGCCGAGGAAGATGCCGGCCTGGTGCGTCGGCTGGAGCGGGGCTTCAAGCGCGCCCTGGGCCGGCAGAGCTCCCTGGAGCAGTGGGCCCAATGGATGGAGAGCGCACTGTCACATGCCCTCCGCCCACACCTGGGCAAACCACGGCTCCCCTCCGCCGCACGGCACTTCCTGCTCCAGTGGTCCTTCTACAG CTCGATGGTGATCCGTGACCTGACCCTGCGCAGCGCGGCCAGCTTTGGCTCCTTccacctcctccgcctcctctacGACGAGTACATGTTCTACCTGGTAGAGAACCGCCTGGCCCACCACGCCCACCAG GTCGGCGACCTCACCTCCGTGTCTCCGCATCACCTGGAGGAAG ACGCCCCGGAGCCTCCCGTGAAGCGGGAACGCCACGAGGATGATCCGGAACCTTCCTTGTCGCCACTGCTCTAG
- the LOC134292961 gene encoding DNA-binding protein RFX2-like isoform X2 produces the protein MSVTCQSTAFAPPPQHPGSAPFFQPPPLQLETATERLQKSPGPRKNVVLNSHLSWLLENYEAAEGVSVPRSALYGHYLRHCQGQRAPTATAMEPLNAASFGKLLRSVFLGIRTRRLGTRGNSKYHYYGIRLKPGSPLSRRLEEEEEAEVEEEEETKEPQQQQHKQHPKIIAQKPDTEEVAASQSQHHQQFIDVTRVLPEFPTLGLEGLALSNAVQSNEAKTLQILYRRHCEANVEVVKSLEFAYIETLWHSFWNSEALSSDDNNTDSVRLFLPRSRLTALCGLSPVVSWMQSCDRLLFQTLLETLVPDVLRPVPGTLTQSIRTFAKGLEGWLASAMTGFPQQILQAKLGSVSAFGRALRRQTSLNHLAQAARAVLQSPSQTGQMLRDLNRVDFARVQEQAAWVCRWGPQEDEEAAAEEDAGLVRRLERGFKRALGRQSSLEQWAQWMESALSHALRPHLGKPRLPSAARHFLLQWSFYSSMVIRDLTLRSAASFGSFHLLRLLYDEYMFYLVENRLAHHAHQVGDLTSVSPHHLEEDAPEPPVKRERHEDDPEPSLSPLL, from the exons ATGTCCGTCACCTGTCAATCTACTGCCTTTGCCCCGCCCCCTCAGCAtcctggctccgcccccttcttccAGCCCCCTCCTTTGCAG CTGGAGACGGCCACGGAGAGGCTGCAGAAGAGCCCGGGCCCCCGGAAAAACGTCGTTCTGAACAGCCAC CTGTCGTGGCTGCTGGAGAACTACGAGGCGGCGGAAGGGGTGAGCGTGCCCCGCAGCGCTCTCTACGGACACTACCTGCGCCACTGTCAGGGCCAGCGGGCGCCAACTGCCACCGCCATGGAGCCCCTCAACGCCGCCTCCTTCGGGAAGCTCCTCCGGTCCGTCTTCCTCGGGATCCGCACACGCAGGCTCGGCACACG GGGCAACTCCAAGTACCATTACTACGGCATCCGCCTCAAGCCCGGCTCCCCGCTCAGCCGCCGcctggaagaggaagaggaagcggaagtggaagaggaagaggaaacaaAGGagccccagcagcagcagcacaagcAGCACCCAAA gaTTATCGCCCAAAAGCCAGACACGGAGGAGGTTGCGGCTTCCCAGAGCCAGCATCACCAGCAGTTCATAG ACGTGACCCGCGTCCTTCCTGAATTCCCGACCCTTGGCCTGGAAGGACTTGCGCTGAGCAACGCGGTGCAGTCGAACGAGGCCAAAACCTTGCAGATCCTCTACCGACGGCACTGCGAG GCCAATGTGGAGGTGGTCAAGAGCCTTGAGTTCGCCTACATCGAGACGCTCTGGCATTCTTTTTGGAATTCCGAGGCCCTGTCCAGCGATGACAACAACACCGAcag CGTCCGGCTCTTCCTCCCTCGGTCCAGACTGACCGCCCTGTGTGGCCTGAGCCCGGTTGTGTCCTGGATGCAGAGCTGTGACCGGCTCCTCTTCCAGACCCTCCTGGAGACCCTCGTCCCGGACGTCCTGCGACCCGTCCccg GGACGCTGACGCAGTCCATCCGCACCTTCGCCAAGGGCCTCGAGGGGTGGCTGGCCAGCGCCATGACCGGCTTCCCGCAACAAATCCTCCAGGCCAAA CTGGGGTCGGTGAGTGCCTTTGGGCGTGCGCTGCGGCGGCAGACCTCCCTGAACCACTTGGCGCAGGCGGCGCGGGCCGTCCTCCAGAGCCCGTCCCAGACCGGCCAGATGCTGCGCGACCTCAACCGGGTGGACTTTGCGCGCGTGCAGGAGCAGGCCGCCTGGGTCTGCCGGTGGGGCCCCCAGGAGGACGAGGAGGCGGCGGCCGAGGAAGATGCCGGCCTGGTGCGTCGGCTGGAGCGGGGCTTCAAGCGCGCCCTGGGCCGGCAGAGCTCCCTGGAGCAGTGGGCCCAATGGATGGAGAGCGCACTGTCACATGCCCTCCGCCCACACCTGGGCAAACCACGGCTCCCCTCCGCCGCACGGCACTTCCTGCTCCAGTGGTCCTTCTACAG CTCGATGGTGATCCGTGACCTGACCCTGCGCAGCGCGGCCAGCTTTGGCTCCTTccacctcctccgcctcctctacGACGAGTACATGTTCTACCTGGTAGAGAACCGCCTGGCCCACCACGCCCACCAG GTCGGCGACCTCACCTCCGTGTCTCCGCATCACCTGGAGGAAG ACGCCCCGGAGCCTCCCGTGAAGCGGGAACGCCACGAGGATGATCCGGAACCTTCCTTGTCGCCACTGCTCTAG